The Leishmania panamensis strain MHOM/PA/94/PSC-1 chromosome 32 sequence genome window below encodes:
- a CDS encoding hypothetical protein (TriTrypDB/GeneDB-style sysID: LpmP.32.3690), which translates to MLIHLTESIKRRTHEDAIDIGIRLDTQKSCRSSLCINMFADFPDTRDSDASIVASYSGATAPTWSWTYSDKNALGCDDTDANLPAPEEADVKALLKLLSTKYDVADPTVTEVPASERSVTPTTPGTAEKTEGYLAGSDSLNLSEDLLRVLRHKGDADTMMEWESPTCLVNAFPISESEYPYDASSPNAQTRSSDSSSGSIGPNPGCATPSNSSCDKQGVMSEPTTPHVGRHTTVSHTFEKIGSGLATENFNVLTPDKHMMLSIPAEYIQTTLGSRNYLHRNHDKLVFSSCLCKMFCSGATCRHGSECDFIHCRPDELSLVPDAALPKDTEGHGTAVVHSFQVHWSTPVASLLEAAYPRLPSGYVVYVKGEGNARGGMSQNATQALPSEMVYATVGGQEALRLPSSSPLRICKHFEREKCARGALCHFIHPVVLMMQIVGEPVLQPETVDLTHCKRDAVPSMRPSGHDTTTFSRPPLQTATDCAPQHLLTPVCYTAAADVPSFTGATPQPLQQQMHGQPTATANQRLLILTTTQPPPGALVRYEGVMYMWGQERKHLVPLQATKASNYLGSPDQTLVTPLGVDYSQSVSGLMGSPLGYQMPVNAMLTQSSSSFASSPAINGILDSNSVLAQGFMR; encoded by the coding sequence ATGTTGATCCATCTCACTGAATCCATCAAGAGAAGAACACACGAGGACGCAATCGACATTGGCATTCGCTTAGACACACAGAAAAGTTGtcgttcttctctgtgcATCAATATGTTCGCCGATTTTCCTGACACACGTGACAGTGACGCGAGCATCGTTGCTAGTTACAGCGGTGCCACTGCGCCTACGTGGTCGTGGACGTACTCGGACAAGAACGCCCTTGGCTGTGATGACACAGACGCCAACCTGCCGGCCCCCGAGGAGGCGGATGTtaaggcgctgctgaagctgctctCCACCAAGTACGATGTCGCTGACCCGACCGTCACCGAGGTGCCCGCGTCGGAGCGTTCTGTCACTCCCACTACCCCCGGCACCGCCGAAAAGACGGAGGGCTATCTCGCGGGCAGCGATTCTCTGAACCTCAGCGAGGACCTCTTGCGAGTGCTACGCCACAAGGGAGACGCTGACACTATGATGGAGTGGGAGTCGCCTACATGCTTGGTAAACGCCTTCCCCATATCCGAAAGTGAGTACCCGTACGACGCGTCCTCGCCAAATGCGCAGACGAGAAGcagtgacagcagcagcggcagcattgGCCCCAACCCTGGTTGCGCCACCCCATCCAACTCATCTTGCGACAAGCAAGGCGTCATGAGCGAACCCACAACCCCGCACGTTGGCCGCCACACCACCGTTTCTCACACGTTCGAAAAGATTGGCAGTGGTCTTGCCACGGAAAATTTCAACGTTCTCACGCCTGACAAGCACATGATGCTCTCCATCCCGGCTGAGTACATCCAGACCACGCTCGGCAGCCGTAACTACCTCCACCGCAACCACGACAAgctcgttttctcttcctgtctGTGTAAGATGTTCTGCAGTGGCGCGACATGTCGTCACGGGTCGGAGTGTGACTTTATCCACTGCAGGCCGGACGAGCTGAGCCTCGTGCCGGACGCTGCTTTGCCCAAAGATACGGAGGGACACGGAACAGCAGTGGTGCACTCCTTCCAGGTACACTGGTCTACCCCGGTCGCCTCACTTCTGGAGGCGGCCTACCCGCGTCTGCCCAGCGGCTACGTCGTCTACGTGAAAGGAGAGGGCAACGCCCGCGGTGGTATGTCGCAGAATGCAACGCAGGCGCTCCCCTCCGAGATGGTGTACGCGACCGTCGGAGGacaggaggcgctgcggctacCATCCTCTTCGCCACTGCGCATATGTAAGCACTTCGAACGCGAAAAGTGCGCTCGCGGCGCACTGTGCCACTTCATTCACCCTGTTGTGCTGATGATGCAAATAGTGGGGGAGCCGGTGCTTCAGCCAGAAACCGTTGATCTGACGCATTGCAAGCGCGACGCAGTACCAAGCATGAGGCCCAGCGGCCACGACACCACCACTTTTTCtcgaccgccgctgcagacggcAACAGATTGCGCTCCTCAGCACCTGCTGACTCCAGTGTGttacaccgccgccgctgacgttCCCTCCTTCACTGGCGCCACTcctcagccgctgcagcagcagatgcacGGACAGCCAACTGCCACCGCCAACCAGAGGCTTCTGATCCTGACTACTAcacagccgccgcctggCGCGCTGGTTCGCTACGAGGGTGTGATGTACATGTGGGGTCAGGAGCGAAAGCACCTGGTCCCTCTGCAGGCCACCAAAGCCAGCAACTACCTCGGATCACCTGATCAGACCTTGGTGACGCCACTGGGCGTTGATTACAGCCAGTCTGTAAGTGGGTTGATGGGTTCGCCGCTTGGGTACCAGATGCCGGTAAACGCCATGCTGACCCAGTCTTCTAGctcctttgcctcttctCCGGCCATCAACGGGATCCTCGACAGCAACTCTGTGTTGGCGCAGGGCTTCATGCGTTAG
- a CDS encoding hypothetical protein (TriTrypDB/GeneDB-style sysID: LpmP.32.3700) — translation MFSTDTLSQFVDVLQCCSTQDAACHNPILLVRREGATVTQMSDKLLLWLPSNVAAHLRSELFLSDSAEVASLQRCPAFSKELRLLRSAAAECDTGPETAAASGSQRASIVAGPREDERLRVRATTATAALAVLSVALWPLVQDPQAAISTTSSFPEASAVFRVECVCAVLLRLVTSNFDRLHGTWAAHELVPAPSLISMSTVRPHVVASLKKWMQYFLAFFMDWVHRLQSSVTPMPGISRLSTKQRRAAAAAAVASHRPTAKSVAECTRNGGPHRHRRGQPTLLPGPLRGCPADFVRHPLHYYVQALQRAVAMIQSKPGATPSLCSDGDDHEPCVAPELCAEHHRRGSCASSAVCARRRHGAPLAPWGMARRRRIEPSDSSRSSSKSSSNRAMSSSPTGSPLLFHAFLSQHQRRAPVARLPKRHAPDRFGASTDDDVPLVVLAERLRARTLE, via the coding sequence ATGTTCTCAACAGACACTCTCAGTCAGTTTGTCGATGTGCTACAGTGCTGCTCCACCCAAGATGCTGCCTGCCACAACCCCATACTGCTTGTTCGCAGGGAGGGTGCCACAGTGACTCAGATGAGCGACAAGCTGCTTCTCTGGCTGCCCTCCAACGTCGCcgcgcacctgcgcagcgaACTTTTCCTGAGTGACAGTGCAGAAGTGGCTTCCTTGCAGCGGTGCCCCGCTTTCTCAAAGGAGCTGAGGCTGCTCAGGAGTGCAGCGGCGGAATGCGACACAGGGCCCGAAACCGCGGCTGCTTCAGGATCTCAGCGGGCATCTATAGTAGCGGGGCCAAGGGAAGACGAGCGTTTGCGCGTGCGGGCCACTACTGCTACGGCAGCACTTGCGGTGCTCTCGGTAGCACTGTGGCCTCTCGTGCAGGATCCACAGGCGGCAATCAGCACAACGAGCAGTTTTCCTGAGGCTTCTGCTGTGTTCCGGGtcgagtgcgtgtgcgccgtGCTGCTACGCCTCGTTACATCTAACTTCGACCGCCTCCATGGTACCTGGGCCGCTCATGAACTAGTCCCGGCCCCCTCGCTGATCTCGATGAGTACCGTGCGGCCACACGTTGTTGCATCCCTCAAGAAGTGGATGCAGTACTTTCTTGCCTTCTTTATGGATTGGGTGCATCGCCTTCAGAGCTCGGTGACTCCGATGCCGGGCATCTCACGTCTCTCTACTAAGCAgcggagagctgctgctgctgctgctgtcgcctcACATCGCCCGACAGCGAAGTCAGTCGCAGAGTGCACCAGGAATGGCGGGCCACACAGGCATCGGAGAGGACAACCGACACTGCTGCCCGGCCCACTACGTGGCTGCCCAGCTGATTTCGTGAGGCACCCGCTGCACTACTACGTGCAGGCGCTTCAGCGTGCTGTCGCCATGATTCAAAGCAAGCCTGGCGCCACGCCCTcgctctgcagcgacggtgacgaTCACGAGCCCTGCGTCGCCCCAGAGTTGTGCGCTGAGCACCATAGGCGTGGCTCCTGTGCTTCgtctgctgtgtgtgcgaggCGCCGACATGGCGCGCCTCTCGCGCCGTGGGGAATGGCGCGTAGGCGACGTATCGAGCCGAGCGATAGCAGTAGGAGTAGCAGTAAAAGTAGCAGCAACCGTGCTATGTCTTCTTCTCCCACTGGATCgccgctcctctttcacGCATTCTTgtcgcagcaccagcgacggGCACCGGTCGCGCGACTGCCCAAACGTCACGCGCCAGATCGCTTTGGTGCGTCGACTGACGACGATGTGCCACTCGTAGTGCTCGCCGAGCGTTTGCGAGCGCGTACGCTGGAGTGA
- a CDS encoding dynein light chain-related protein, putative (TriTrypDB/GeneDB-style sysID: LpmP.32.3710), translated as MSTEKIEGFIEHITYTKGVLGVVVCTSEGLPIRDSFQNLDRSLAQSYAAMAADLARQAAMLFTPVKSHGTVAQSAAKLEGRKCIAATPPPIQESPVEIIRVRTLLHEIIIRCSDEFLIAVVQEPVG; from the coding sequence ATGTCTACGGAGAAGATTGAGGGCTTCATCGAGCACATTACATATACCAAGGGCGTTctgggtgtggtggtgtgcacGTCGGAAGGGTTGCCCATACGCGACAGCTTCCAAAACCTTGACAGGTCACTGGCCCAGTCCTACGCAGCCATGGCGGCCGATCTTGCGCGACAGGCGGCAATGCTGTTCACCCCTGTCAAGTCTCACGGCACTGTCGCTCAGTCCGCCGCCAAACTGGAAGGTAGGAAATGCATTGCTGCTACGCCGCCACCGATCCAGGAGAGCCCTGTAGAGATCATTCGCGTTCGCACGCTTCTGCATGAGATCATAATTCGGTGCAGCGACGAATTTCTTATCGCCGTTGTGCAGGAGCCTGTTGGTTGA
- a CDS encoding hypothetical protein (TriTrypDB/GeneDB-style sysID: LpmP.32.3720) yields MLTTCRVLLGAKLPPPYSYALDLEYIKFNGNSYVRSLALVPFARVGLPSPCPPYASEVVAWAGRPESSRVQLPPHTLTDLGSAPTVLELSPREVMRVAEPLPCGHLLLPKIQQGLVQGAALEELRAPLETEARWAMESFSGLRRTLREERKRTAGEEKRSPTFLTPRDDELSHDSTDASAEVLNDSNDLLMIEDESTLPLPAADLTIDAEKLAMRELQIRLSTVRFFKGLDPFGIPNIHRFNREALELLYAAPVESRDFIEASKHIRGLRAYSKGKQGYKPLASLSYHHPRLLQGLLHRSFESPAAWYRWLTGCATCVETSLIEVRNAHRDGIYVNAGRHARSSTGGTAHDSDDVQAASALVPTSSTLNFKESSTMEDLAEQIHLLWRGLKHSPQCNGDRNEDAPPCFRAKVYVYGSSDAPVLHRTLGLALTGTPLPCHLSRRGLSKGSQASGSKQLPDRAAAAAAALGSAHRTSSPPIRLLLSPLGAAVVDATRHPLFTAAGFASSPKKPPSLMTALEKAASSDATAAALLSAPQWHDPLWDAQALACVCACAGMARTPEEWEKGGRAKHQ; encoded by the coding sequence ATGCTCACGACGTGCCGCGTACTCCTCGGCGCCAAGCTCCCACCGCCGTACAGCTATGCGCTTGATCTGGAGTACATCAAGTTCAACGGCAACTCTTATGTGCGCTCACTAGCCTTGGTTCCATTTGCGCGAGTAGGGCTGCCGTCACCGTGCCCGCCCTATGCTAGCGAGGTCGTTGCCTGGGCAGGCAGGCCCGAGAGTAGTCGAGTTCAGCTGCCGCCTCACACGCTCACCGACCTTGGGAGTGCACCGACGGTGCTCGAGTTGAGCCCGAGGGAGGTGATGCGGGTGGCAGAACCGCTCCCATGTGGCCACCTTCTCCTGCCAAAAATTCAGCAAGGTCTCGTGCAAGGAGCGGccctggaggagctgcgggcCCCGCTCGAGACGGAAGCGCGCTGGGCCATGGAGTCATTCTCCGGTCTTCGCCGAACTCTACGGGAAGAACGGAAGAGAACCgcgggagaggaaaaacgtTCTCCTACATTTTTGACTCCCCGTGACGACGAGTTGTCACACGATTCCACTGACGCCtcggcggaggtgctgaacGACTCGAATGACCTTTTAATGATCGAGGACGAGAGTACGTTACCGCTGCCGGCAGCCGATCTCACCATAGATGCTGAGAAGCTGGCGATGAGGGAGTTGCAGATACGACTGAGCACTGTCCGGTTCTTCAAGGGGCTGGACCCCTTCGGGATTCCCAACATCCACCGGTTCAACCGTGAGGCACTCGAGCTGCTCTATGCCGCCCCGGTAGAGTCGCGCGACTTTATCGAGGCATCGAAGCACATTCGTGGCTTGCGCGCCTACAGCAAAGGCAAGCAAGGCTACAAGCCGcttgcgtctctctcgtACCACCACCCACGACTACTGCAGGGCCTCCTGCACCGCAGCTTTGAGAGCCCTGCTGCGTGGTACAGATGGCTCACGGGCTGCGCGACGTGTGTGGAGACAAGCTTGATTGAGGTGCGCAATGCACACCGCGACGGTATTTACGTCAATGCAGGGCGTCATGCGAGAAGCTCGACTGGTGGTACAGCGCACGACTCCGATGACGTCCAggcagcgtcggcgctggtgccgaCGTCTTCGACTCTTAACTTCAAGGAGAGTTCCACAATGGAGGATCTGGCAGAGCAGATACatctgctgtggcgcggTCTCAAGCATTCACCGCAATGCAACGGCGACAGAAACGAAGACGCACCGCCGTGCTTTCGCGCGAAGGTGTACGtgtacggcagcagcgacgccccTGTCCTTCACCGCACGCTGGGGCTGGCGCTCACTGGGACACCCCTGCCATGCCACCTCTCACGGCGAGGTCTTTCAAAAGGCTCTCAGGCTTCTGGGTCGAAACAGCTACCTGacagggctgctgctgctgctgctgcattggGATCTGCGCATCGGACATCATCACCGCCGatacggctgctgctctcgcctCTGGGGGCAGCGGTAGTGGATGCCACGCGacaccctctcttcacgGCAGCTGGCTTTGCCTCGTCCCCTAAGAAGCCGCCATCGCTGATGACGGCACTGGAGAAAGCTGCAAGCAGTgacgcgacggcggcggcgctcttgTCGGCTCCGCAGTGGCACGATCCGCTGTGGGATGCCCAGGCgcttgcgtgtgtctgtgcgtgtgctggcaTGGCGCGCACTCCTGAAGAGTGGGAAAAAGGAGGTAGAGCCAAGCACCAGTGA
- a CDS encoding hypothetical protein (TriTrypDB/GeneDB-style sysID: LpmP.32.3730), with protein sequence MLSFTHRVVGHRARQRLPRSLQGLPTPNVRRGWGNMKNFSNEEKRELLHGAWRDATPIRLVPDPSDRDSGTASEPITFATDEAADRYLAEEEEDEMAEVRESTLDLAQNFFVELATAADEEVDGAQMPPLPQSDEERRREMRDAQREFFGDFYTEQGIIDKSERYAFVDTMLRPSRPLFLVNSVLPLARLTMRDQLEAHSTVSTHLNRGTAKDGSTGFAGELHPLPVFTPTPFDPCLYAVPLPPTQAFGAPLHVRFSSSTSRWKPPMPHSDADAQAIGDGDASPAQALKEAPGALCDQAELLSSAASGNLIASADVLGAMMLDAAPYAEADSSHFPAAGQPVSLTNDTRESAAASDGVAAFSPAVADPAPSPPTQPPSLAHMYWLQRQVASSTMLNVDDVSVAVSLLSVRLAAAAVSAKEGASQPYEVVLCQANDRDETTCTYHSEIAQYLFRVAQAESSDPAAVDRLARVVIAVEEISFTRRTVTLGNQAKGNREGSRSQRRQAHLASFLCHESAVAVMDRYPNVVYLQTPLPNARERSFTPPRGSFAEGGPAPRVSRPLSRVVVCVPATSQDGVRPRGWLAGGEEEAVDADADLAPFEVGTSLSSRRSASSFVSGAPPNTFVERCQRASANFSKLQKQLYAAIRAVRADSGGWVIYATQSANVIENEAVVCAVLQRILKEGDGLSLSCESCRAEGEGAKGSAATARHARRAVSVECVPLDSPIMEACVACSEAASLLQLLCRQGRPGLSTWVAIEDGPVGQDAEQYSLELRTSVAQAAWRTDPMRTGSDGGFVVCLRVTPVPQSQEHQHGGGRSAAASVPPQSCCWWTHPDSHVVSAVTPATLQFVKDMERGYFARRGDASATAPRILHVGVPAGHVSTLSVAPAPDTNVVAAASALPVDCQISSAVCHVDVLAALRRSLPHLTLSTKALCELLLLKHVESRILRRQLRLHRRQLALQQRGQLNVEGSAIDMETETHGFLAAVEKAAENHLLSAPPSGKLSNRFYVWVGVAAESLLPSSRISSTPQTKESAESPPVAAGAALHPAVLAEVETAGVVAEVEYTHHSSSCDSASSVIDFTARLDVPSDMPERSKHLVALEEWRVALRDALLYVRRRTCKDSASVRLWADLFVDNADVSALKVGTGAANVRRSDKVLELAEEEYEAIDTAQTVPTRGAAYLPDLDDRPSLPGTEAGDRRADWLRDTNYLEWRRRRTQL encoded by the coding sequence ATGTTATCCTTCACTCATCGAGTGGTCGGCCACCGTGCCAGGCAGCGCCTGCCGCGAAGCTTGCAAGGGCTGCCCACCCCTAACGtgcggcgtgggtggggCAACATGAAGAACTTCTCGAatgaggagaagagggagctgCTTCACGGTGCATGGCGAGATGCGACCCCTATTCGACTGGTGCCCGACCCGAGCGATCGAGACAGCGGCACTGCATCGGAGCCCATCACGTTCGCTACAGACGAGGCGGCAGATCGCTATCtagcagaggaggaggaagacgagatGGCGGAGGTGCGCGAGTCCACGCTGGACTTAGCGCAGAACTTCTTTGTGGAACTAGCGACTGCAGCAGATGAGGAGGTGGATGGGGCGCagatgccgccgctccccCAGTCTGACGAGGAGCGCCGTCGCGAAATGCGCGACGCGCAGCGCGAGTTCTTCGGTGACTTCTACACAGAGCAGGGCATCATCGACAAGTCAGAACGATACGCGTTTGTGGACACCATGCTGCGACCTTCGCGGCCTCTCTTCTTGGTGAACAGTGTCTTGCCACTGGCGCGGCTTACAATGCGAGATCAACTTGAGGCGCACAGTACGGTGTCCACCCACCTCAATCGCGGCACCGCGAAGGATGGCTCGACGGGTTTCGCAGGTGAACTCCACCCGTTACCTGTCTTCACGCCGACACCGTTTGACCCATGCCTCTATGCTGTTCCCCTTCCACCCACCCAAGCGTTTGGCGCACCACTCCATGtccgcttctccagctcaACGTCACGATGGAAGCCACCGATGCCTCACAGTGATGCTGATGCTCAAGCCATTGGTGACGGTGATGCATCACCTGCGCAGGCTCTTAAGGAGGCGCCCGGCGCCCTTTGTGATCAAGCAGAGTTGCTTTCCAGTGCTGCATCAGGCAACCTCATCGCCAGCGCCGATGTACTCGGGGCAATGATGTTGGACGCTGCGCCCTATGCAGAGGCGGACTCTTCGCACTTTCCAGCCGCAGGCCAGCCTGTGTCTCTGACGAATGACACGAGAgagtcagcagcagcgagcgacGGAGTAGCTGCATTTTCGCCTGCCGTGGCAGATCCAGCGCCCAGCCCACCAACGCAGCCGCCAAGTCTTGCTCATATGTActggctgcagcgccaggtGGCCAGCAGCACTATGCTCAACGTGGACGACGTGTCAGTCGCGGTGTCGTTGCTGAGTGTACGgcttgcagctgccgccgtgtcCGCCAAGGAAGGCGCATCACAGCCCTACGAAGTTGTTCTCTGCCAAGCGAATGACCGAGACGAGACGACCTGCACATACCACTCGGAAATCGCACAGTATCTGTTCAGAGTTGCGCAGGCAGAGTCGAGTGACCCGGCTGCGGTGGACCGCTTGGCGCGGGTGGTGATCGCCGTGGAGGAGATATCTTTCACACGCCGCACCGTGACCTTAGGGAACCAGGCGAAAGGAAATCGCGAAGGTTCGCGGTCCCAACGTCGTCAAGCCCATCTTGCGTCATTCCTGTGTCACGAGTCTGCTGTAGCAGTGATGGACCGGTACCCGAACGTAGTGTATCTCCAAACTCCTTTGCCGAACGCGAGGGAGCGTTCATTTACACCCCCACGTGGCAGCTTTGCGGAAGGCGGGCCAGCACCGAGAGTTTCGCGCCCCCTCAGTCGAGTTGTAGTGTGCGTGCCGGCAACATCGCAAGACGGCGTTCGTCCCCGGGGCTGGCTCGccggtggcgaggaggaggcagtcGACGCAGACGCTGATCTCGCACCATTTGAAGTGGGCACATCATTGTCGTCTCGCCGCAGCGCTTCGAGCTTCGTTTCAGGGGCGCCACCGAACACCTTCGTGGAACGCTGCCAGAGGGCCAGCGCCAACTTCTCGAAGCTGCAGAAGCAACTCTACGCGGCCATACGCGCCGTAAGAGCGGACAGCGGTGGTTGGGTCATCTACGCCACTCAGAGCGCCAACGTAATTGAGAACGaggctgttgtgtgtgctgtCTTGCAGCGCATCCTCAAAGAGGGTGACGGGTTGTCGCTGTCATGTGAGTCATGCagagcggagggggagggggccaaGGGCAGTGCGGCGACTGCACGGCATGCGAGGCGAGCAGTAAGCGTAGAGTGCGTCCCGCTAGACTCACCTATAATGGAAGCGTGCGTGGCATGCTCGGAGGCTGCCTCATTGCTGCAACTATTATGCCGCCAGGGCCGACCAGGTCTCAGCACATGGGTTGCTATCGAGGACGGTCCTGTGGGGCAAGATGCGGAGCAGTATAGCCTGGAACTCCGCACTTCTGTTGCCCAGGCGGCGTGGCGAACGGACCCGATGCGGACGGGCAGTGACGGTGGCTTTGTGGTGTGCTTGCGCGTAACACCGGTACCACAGTCTCAGGAGCATCAGCATGGCGGTggccgctccgccgccgcgagtGTACCGCCACAGTCGTGCTGTTGGTGGACACACCCAGACAGCCACGTCGTCTCGGCAGTGACACCGGCCACCCTTCAGTTTGTAAAGGACATGGAGCGAGGCTATTTTGCGAGGCGGGGAGACGCGTCTGCCACAGCTCCGAGGATCCTTCACGTGGGGGTACCAGCAGGGCACGTCTCCACATTGTCTGTCGCACCAGCCCCCGACACCAacgtcgttgctgctgcctcagCTCTACCAGTCGACTGCCAAATCAGCAGCGCGGTGTGCCACGTGGATGTCCTGGCTGCTCTGCGCAGATCTCTACCGCATTTGACCCTCTCCACCAAGGCCCTATGTGAGCTACTGCTGCTTAAGCACGTCGAGTCTCGCATCCTGCGCAGGCAACTGCGATTGCATCGGAGGCAGTTGGCGCTGCAACAGCGAGGGCAGCTCAATGTGGAGGGTTCTGCGATTGATATGGAGACCGAGACACACGGCTTTCTcgcagcagtggagaaggcAGCTGAGAATCATCTACTCTCCGCCCCACCCTCCGGGAAGCTGTCTAACCGGTTCTACGTGTGGGTCGGCGTGGCTGCCGAGTCGCTCCTTCCATCGTCCAGGATTTCCTCTACACCTCAGACAAAGGAGAGCGCGGAATCACCACCtgttgctgccggtgctgctcttcaccCTGCTGTCTTGGCCGAGGTGGAGACGGCTGGCGTCGTGGCCGAGGTCGAGTACACGCACCACTCCTCATCCTGTGACTCAGCCTCGTCCGTCATCGACTTCACCGCGCGCCTCGATGTACCCTCCGATATGCCAGAGAGATCCAAGCATCTTGTTGCGCTGGAGGAGTGGCGTGTCGCGCTGCGGGACGCGCTACTTTATGTGCGTCGTCGTACCTGCAAGGACAGCGCTTCTGTTCGACTCTGGGCGGATCTGTTCGTGGATAACGCCGATGTGTCTGCATTGAAGGTCGGTACCGGTGCCGCGAATGTGCGGCGCTCGGACAAGGTGCTCGAGCTCGCAGAGGAGGAGTATGAGGCTATCGACACGGCGCAGACTGTGCCGACTCGAGGAGCGGCGTACCTACCGGACCTCGATGACCGCCCTTCTTTGCCCGGCACGGAGGCAGGGGACCGAAGGGCGGACTGGTTGCGCGACACGAACTACCTGGagtggcggcgacgtcgaACTCAGCTATGA